The genome window AATAGATTCAAGataattgatgaattttttaaattattgatGGAATTAGTCACGTGTTTGTtaaattaaattttctttttactgTTTCTCGGTTAATTCACTACTCACATATCATCCCGTGAGTTATTCTGATTGTTCAAAGTTAGCCGTTgtcaaaattgaatgaattaaaAGTGCACAAATACTAAACATTGAAGactaaaattgcatttcttctcATCCTTAAATCAGGGATCAGTTTCTTAATTGGAACTTTGAGCcatgttttcttccttttgtgaTAGATTTACAACTctgatgaatttgaaattaataCTAGCTATTGTTAATCAATACCAAATACTAGAATTTGATGAAAGGTAGAGTTCATGTCATTTTGGGCTATTCGTTTTATTATTATGTATATAGCCAAAATTTGCAGCTCATAGATTTAGAGTCTTCGACCTATAAAGTATGGGTGTAATTGAGCATGGCATGATGCCAAAGTAAATGAATAACTCTTTGATCTGGAAGTCTTTATTAAAGTCATCACTGACTTTGGCAACATGTGAGCCCGCATTCATTTCTAGGAGTTTGTTTCTTTTCTCACCATAGTAGTATGTAGGAAACAAACCCACAGGATAAAATAATATAAGCGAATCACACACTCAAAGAAATAGCTTGGCAACGGAATGTTTATAACAAACGGAACAgctaaagaaagaaacaaaaggtgACAAAAGCTTCAGGAGGCAAGCTTCTCAAATTGTTTCCAATTCTCGGCTACTTTACATATAACACTCACTTCAGACTAGTACTacacatatgtatatatagGCACCAAGTCTCCATAATCAGAGACCACATTAGAATTGGAAATCAAGCATCCTAGTTAGACTTGAACTCAATTAGCTAGACGTAGCCCTGAACTATACTAATTCCAACCAACTCCAACTAACAAATAATaatcttgatttaattcctaCATTGCCTCCCTTAAATCAAGATCTTCAAATTTCATCATGCCGAGCATCTTCTTCAATTTCATGAACATCTCCAATTTGAGCGGCTTTGTCAAAATATCAGCTACTTGATCTTCACTTCTACAATAATCAATGGCAATTTCTTGCTCTTGAACTAACTCACGAATAAAATGATACTTGATGTCAATATGCTTGCTGCGTCCATGAAAAACTGGATTTTTTGTCAACTCAATAGCAGACAAACTATCACAAAGTATTATGGTAGGACCATCTTGCTTGTGTTGTAAGAATCCAAGCATTCTCCGCAACCAAAGTGCTTGAGTAGCACTACTTGTAGCCGCCATGTACTCCGCTTCTGCTGTGGACAAAGCAACCACCTGTTGTTTCTTTGAGGACCAAGAAAATATACCAGATCCCAAGTAAAATGCATAACCAGAAGTGCTTCTCCTTTGTATTGTGTCGCCAGCCCAATCACTATCAGTGTATCCAACAAGGTTGTTATCATGTGAAGATGAATAAAATATACCGTCAGATTGTGTACCTTGAATGTATCTCAAAATTCTCTTAGCAACTTGCAAGTGAGACTGGCGTGGAGACTCCATGAATCTACTAATCAAACCAACTCCATAAGTGATGTCAGGTCTCGTAGAAGTTAAATATCTGAGACTCCCCACCAACCTCCTAAAATAAGTAGCATCAACAAAATCACCAGTACCATCTTTGgttaatttcaatttttcttcaaccGGTGTCATCATTGGTTTAGCCACATCCATCTTAAACTTCTTCAGAATATCACTTGCATACTTCCTTTGTGAGATAAAAATTCCATCATCCAACTGATGAACCTCAATACCAAGAAAATAAGACATCAATCCCAAATCTGTCATCTCAAATTGACTAATCATGACCTCCCTGAATTCAGAAATTAGTTTGGGATTGTTGCCTGTGAATATCAAGTCATCCACATACAAGCATACAATAAGGACATCTCCTTCAGGGTTGAATTTGATGTACAAAGTGTGCTCATATGGACATCTCAAAAAACCATGCTCAACAAAATAAGTATCAATACGAGTGTACCAAGCTCTAGGAGCTTGTTTCAAACCATATAATGTCTTTTTCAATCTATATACTTTGTCTTCTTGACCCTTTCTAACATAACCTGCAGGCTGCTCAACATATACCTcttcttcaagaaaatcatttaaaaatgcGAATTTCACATCCATTTGATGAATTTTCCAGCAATTATTTGCAGCAAGTGACACAATCATACGAACAGTATCAAGTTTGGCAACTGgtgcaaaaatttcaaaataatcaaTACCTGCCTTCTGCTTATAGCCTTTGACAACCAATCTCGCTTTGAAGCAATCCACCTCTCCTGTTGGCTTATACTTGGTCTTATATACCCATTTCACTCCAATTGACTTCTTTTCAGGTGAGATAGTGGTCAACTCCCATGTATCATTTTTCTCAATGGCATGAATTTCTTCATCCATTGCACGAACCCAACGATCATCTTTGACAGCTTCTTTAAATGAGACAGGGTCACAATCTGCAAAAAGAGCAAAATTTACAATTGCTTCATCAGTTAAATCATCATCTGTGCCAACAACATAATCATCAAATCGGGCTGGCATGCGGCGTTCTCTCTGTGGTCGACTGGATGTCTCAACCTGAATAGTCGAAGGTGAGGGATCACCATAAGAGTGCACAACTTGCTCCACTACTTGCTTACTAGCACTCGGTCCCATAATGGGAGAAATGGATGGATATTTTGGTGATGTCTCGAGACCTTTCTAGACCAATCCCAAACTCCATGTTCATCAAAAGTTACATCTTTGCTAACAATCACCTTTcctgtgtttggattgaataaCTTATACCCCTTTGTCTCATGACTATATCCAATAAAAATACACTTCTCTGCTTTGTCATCCAATTTCTTTCACAACTGATCTGGAACATGCGCATACGCAAGACAGCCAAATACCTTGAAGTGAGAAATATCCGGTTTCATGCCAGTCCAAACCTCTTGTGGGGTCTTCGCAGAATTGCATCTAGTAGGACACCTGTTCAAAACATAAATAGCGCAAGATACTGCTTCTGCCCAAAGGGATTTAGGAATACCTTTGGAGTGCATCATAGATTTCACCATGTCCATCACAGTCCTATTCTTTCTTTCTGCTACACCATTTTGCTGAGGTGTATATCTAGCTGTCATTTGATGTATTATACCACTTTCCACTAAATAGTCATCACAAACAAGATACTCAGTGCCTCTGTcagttctcaaaattttaataaagTAATCACTCTGCTTTTCTACATAATATTTGAACTTTTTAAACACATCACATGCATcagatttattttttaaaaaatacaccCATGTCTTCCTACTGAAATCGTCAATGAAGGTAATAAAATACTTACTACCACCATTGGAAGGAACTTCAACTGAGCATAAATCTGAATGAATCAGTTCAAGCGGTCGATTAGCCCTCCAAGCCTTGCCTTTTGGAAAAGGATCCCTGTGTTtctttcccaaaatacaagacTCACACTTCTTGTCAGGAAACTCAACAGAAGGCAACCCAACAACTAATTTTTTCcttgcaagaaatttcaaacTCCCAAAATTCAAATGCCCAAAACGCATATGCCATAACCAAGAATCATCACAAGTCACAGAATTAAAGCAAGATAAATCACCACAGTTAAGAGAAAGAGGCTACAAACGACTACGGTTCATTTTTACCTTGGCAATTAATCCCAATTTCTCATCACTTATGGTGCCATCACCATATTTAAAATGCAGATCATAACCTTTCTCAGATAGTTGTCCCAAACTCAACAAGTTATGATATAAACTTGGCACATAAAAAACATCAGAAATATAATTTGAAGACCCATCTTGCAAGATAATTCTGATTTTTCCTTTGCCAAGAACAGGCACTTTTTCATTGTTTCCAAATCTCACAGATGCATGAAAAGATTCATCCAAGTCAGAAAACATCTCCTTTTTACCACACATATGATTACTACAACCAGAATCAATAAACCAATCATTCTTCATAGACTCTTCAGATGTAGAACTAGAAAACAACAAGGTCTCCTCTCTATCACTACTATTTTCAGCCACTTTAGCATACACCTCTTCATTGGACCAACATTCATTCTGATAATGATCAATTTTACCACAATTATAACATTGGACATTAGATCTATCACgcctttgaaaattatttctttgacTTTGTTGTTGACTATTTTCCTGATCCCCATTAAAATTATTTCTAGGTTGGTAAGAATAATTACCTCTTCCACGACCACGAAAGTTACCTCTGCCTCCACGTTCTCTACCTCTGAAATTCTGGCGCCTTTGATTTGTGTCCATACGATTCAccccctcttttccttttgggtGATCTACCTTGGCTTGTAACACCTCCTCTACTGTATCCGATAGCTGCTGATTCAGGGACATCTCATACGTTAGCAATTCACCTTCCAATTCAGCAAGTGACAAATTGTCAAGGTCCTTTGTGGCTTCAAGGACCGTCTTCttggtgtgaaatttggtaGCTAGAGATCTTAGAACATTTTCAACAACTCTAACCTCTTCCAAATTCTCACCATTGGACTCCATATCATTGACAATTTCTTTAATTGTGCCAATAAAATCTTTAACTGACTCCGTGGATTTCATCTGGGACAACTCAAATTGTCTCCTAAGTTCCTGCAATCTGATTTTTCTCACGTTAGCAGCACCTCGATTTAAGTTCACCAAAATTGTCCAAGCCTCTTTTGCCGACTTTGCATGTATAAATTTTTTGGCAACATGCAACTGGACTTGAGTGTTGAGATAGTACATTGCCTTGCAATCCAACTGTCTATTTCTCTCTAATTCTTTAACTGCATCGCTTGATAATTCTATACCTTCTATCGGCTCCGTATATCCTGTTTCGACAATATTCCAAACTccaatattttggaaaaaattcttCATCATCGACCTCCAAACCTCAAAATCGTTTTTACCATCGAAGATAAAAACGTGACAATTGTGCAAATAATTTGGATCCATATTTTAATTTCTCAGGATCTCAAACAAAGCTCTGATGCCACTTTGTAGGAAACAAACCCACAGGATAAAATAATATAAGCGAATCACACACTCAAAGGAATAGCTTGGCAGCGGAATGTTTATAACAAACGGAACAgctaaagaaagaaacaaaaggtgACAAAAGCTTCAGGAGGCAAGCTTCTCAAATTGTTTCCAATTCTCGGCTACTTTACATATAACACTCACTTCAGACTAGTACTacacatatgtatatatagGCACCAAGTCTCCATAATCAGAGACCACATTAGAATTGGAAATCAAGCATCCTAGTTAGACTTGAACTCAATTAGCTAGACGTAGCCCTGAACTATACTAATTCCAACCAACTCCAACTAACAAATAATaatcttgatttaattcctaCATAGTAGTTTGTCACAAGAATTAGCAAAGGTCaatttttgtgatttgaatGTGACAAATGTTTTACTGCTTAAGCCACGCCTGAATCTAGAGCTGTCATGGATGAGATTTTATTAGATTTTCAGGATTCTAGCATTTGATTAATGAAGAAAATTGGTGCTGCATCTCGAGCACCTTACTATTATAAATAACAGATCATTGGAGTGCAGCACAGTTTGGGAGAAAGATAGGAAATAAATGAACTCAATTATTAAGCGAATCTTTGAGCAGATACGTCAAGAGTGAAACTCTAATAAAATTAGAACAGATATTCTCAAGAGCCAGACTCAATTATTAGTGTCTAGTATAAGGTAATTTTATGAGTATAAGAATACATGATTTCATTagcaattttttttagttttttttttcactcttgAATGGTTTCAAATGCAAGTTTAGTAGAAATTGGAATTTATAACGCAGGTCACGACGAGGCTAAAATAAATAACGTAGCAATAATTTCTGTGAATAAACTAAACAAAGTCAACAAACAACGTCCTAACAAAATGAGCttattgagaaaaaatatatatatatatatatatatatatataaatgaaaaaaatatataacacAATGAGATCAACTAAAAACgcattaaatttgacaaatttcaattaaCCTTTGTCACAACCATCTACAACCTACCTCAACTCCATTTCAATGAGTTGCAACTCATCCAAAATTGGCTAGACAACTTGTCCAAAGATTGATTGTTTACCGTAAATTCAACATCTTATTAGAGATTAAGAATTAAAAGTAGCATAAACAAAACTTAATGCAATAATGGCCTAATATCTTGTTCCTCTCAATtagtcaaaattcatcaaattacGCAAGTAAATCAATGTGATGCTACTTTAATTTAACATCGACTTGAGCAAATTTAACTTGTTACTGATCCAAATTTGACTTGATATCTGTATCAACTCACTTGAATGAGAGATTAGTACCACTCAACCAGCAGCAGGACCACAATCAGCATCACCATTGCCAGACCGTCAAATAAACCAAACCAGAACAAGAGACAAAAGTCCACCACTCTTACATATTCTAGGCTACTCATAAGTCATATTCACCAATCAGTCCTCAACAGGCAAGtctccaaatttttttaaaagttttgtaGATTAGACAGATTGCATTTTTTAGGAATTTTCTTTACTATAACAacttttatgatgtgatgtatgtaaaatgaaaaaatgattcaaaaattatgtacaacaaatatttcaaaagatttttctaagagaaaatcattcaaaatgtcCCTCACATCTcatcaaataatattttctacaTTTCGCTTTTGAAATACCAAATTTATATTctttacaaaatcaagttgatAAAATTTGGTTGCAATTTAGATTTTTTATCACATTTTACCATGAATCCATCACGTGGCCAATGCATGGCCATTTTTTAGGCACAAAAAGGTTATATCCcatttataattaaatatatgaCCGAACCCATATTCATTTTTGTCCTTTAAAATAGAATTTGATCTAaatcatatttattttttctcctaaaaaaatgagatttgaCCTAATCTATATTCACTTTTGCCATTGAAAAAATGGAATCTAACCtttttgtatataaaaaataactGAATGTCAACTACATGGTGATTTCAGActaaaaagtggtcaaaaactTGGGTTAGCatcaaattttattcatttgaatctaTGAAGGAGgaaaaattaacattttaaaagtgagtggtaaaaaaatttatttaaccAAATGTGAGAGGCATTTTGCActatttctccttttttttccctatatATGTCCAAATAATAGGAATCCAAATGAATCTCACACATTCCTAGACGCATCAAGAACGAGGCAACGCATTAAGTGTTCTAGTGTTAAACCACTTATTTTAATACTTCTTCAGCTTTTAAACACACACTAAACCACCAGTCCTCAAAACCACTGTTTTCATTCAGTCCAAAATTCGAACATTTCGTGGGGCTTAATGCTTTCTCCTCAATCCTTTTCACATAATTCAGCTTCATTGGTCATGCCTTGGAAAAAGAATCTCTAAACCAATTGCTAGACACATCAAGAGAGATGCTGACTTGTATACTCTCAGTTTGGACCGTTCGTCACCGAAATTGCTCGGGTCTGTTTCTACTTCAGGATATGAAATTCATTTTGTTCTCCACCTCAAGTTATTTAGCTGTTTAGCTCTCTGTACTTCTGGGTTACTGTACACATTGATGATTAATGCAAGAATCCTGATTGCAGAATTAATGGTCATTTCTGTGCAGTAAATTCTATTAGCGTAGAATATCTTGTGAGTTGATGGTAAAAGAATTCTTTCCACTTAAACCTTTTATTTTCCGAGATTGCTTAAAATAATCTCCTTTCCTGTCATAAGTTGTCAGCAACATATTTGTGGAAAATAAAAGCAGCCCAGATGTTGTATGAAGAACTGATGCatgatatttgaaaataaatgtGTTTTGCAGTTTAGGTTGATAATTCTGTACCATCAGATCATTTGAAGATTAATAGAGTTATACTTCATTCTCTATTAATCGACATATTTTGGTAATACAAATCATAGCATCAATACATGTGTTCCATGTTTAAGGAAACTTATTTTGAAGGCCTTGAACGTAGATCCATCACTCTTTAGCACAAACAAAGTGCAATAAActtattaataataataaacctCAATGATCGATCTCAAGCCCAGTACTGGAGTTATCTTATAGCCATTGAAGCCCGCCTCAAGGAAAAGCTTTTCCCAGTCTTtctcatttctttctcttcctttGACATGAACCATCATCAGCATATCGAAGAACAATTGGGTTTCAATAGCCTCTGCATCATCATCTCCATTTTGCTGGCTTTTCAGCAGCATGTCAATAATTATCACCTTGCCTCCCTTTTCCTTGCTAGGAATTGCTTCTTTACATTTCCTGAGTATTTGTACACATTCCTCATCGCTCCAATCATGCAATATCCACTGCCATTAGCAACATAAAGTATTGAAGAATTTGTCAGAAAACTCATATATCCCATGTAAAATTTGTTGACTAAAATgattaaaagaaaatgatagaGAGTGTGggagaagtaaaaaaaaaaaaaaaaaagcaagactATCGTTATTTTTATCAACCAAAAACGTTAAAGTATCACCAAGTTTAGTGAATGAAGAGTAATAAGGTGATATAATGTTTGATCACATACGCAAGGGGCAAAGATGTATCACTCCattgtataaaatttcatttttgaacGTGGAAACCATACCTTGACTATTCCGGAGGACATGAAACACAATTTGTTCTATTAATCATAAGATACGACTAGCAGTACTAGATCCTATCTTAAGAAATTAAAAACAATAGAAGGGTATTGAAATTGTATTTGTTAAAACATGTTTATCCTTTTCTTCATGGTGCAGTTTCCAAATTAAGCATGTGCCCAAAGCATACTTTCTTGTTTACTTGAAGTTGACACTGGTCTCTTTAACAGGTGAAGTTTAATAGTGGAAACTGAAGCAAAGTACACAAAGTTAGTTATTAAACCAATAAACTATTTCTGATTGATTTATACCTTCAATAAAACAGCATCTGCTGGAGGAATGGCTTCAAACATGTCACCTCCCACATAGGCCAAGTTCTTactactttcccagccatcaacGACATGAGGAAGATCAAGCACGGAGCATTCCAGATGAGGAAAAGCATCAGCAATAGCCTTAGCCACAGTTCCAGTTCCACCCCCAACATCAATCAACGAATTCAGCCCCATAAAAACATCCTTACAATTCTTGATAACCATGGTACTAACCAACCGGGCATCACTAGCCATGCCTTCATTGAAAAACTGGTTTAGCTGCGGTTGGCGACCTGCAAGCTCCCAAAGTGATGTCCCATGACAGGTATGAAATGAGGTTTCTTCATTGTTTTGAAACCACTGGCTAAAATGGTGCCATGGATCAGTCAAGATTGGATCAAGCATGGCAAGTAGAAACGGTGTCACGCTAAAAGGGTCATTTGCTAGTAGAAGTTTCGAAGCAGAAGTGAGTGCATACCCCTCTTGGCCTTCATTACCGGGAATCTTTGCTTTGATGAAGAATCCCGAGTGGATTAAAATCCGCATAAGACGATAAACAAAAGGGGCTTTTGCATTATTGATGGGAAGAGCATCGATCAATTGAGCAAGGGCCATTGGCTGGCCATGCTTGTGAATAATGTCTGGAATGCCTAATTGAATTGCACATTTGAGGGACATGGAATTTATGAAGTTGAATATATGGTTCCATATGTGAGCTTGAGCTCGAAAAAGCTCACCAGTATGGTCACCATTTCTAGccaaatccattttttttttggagattcTAGGATTGTTTCTTTTTGGTCGTGTGAATTGCTAGTAGATCTAGCTAGCAATTTATAGGCAGGCTATGGGATTCATATGAACCATGTTGCAATAATTTTTTCTATCATTCTGACAACGACGGAATAAGAATCAGCCTCGACGACCAATAGCTTGCGGGCAGCCAAGCTAATTGTTTTccagtttccttttctttaactACCAAAGCACATGCTAGTATTTAATTAGCAACTCCAATCTCCTAATTTGTACAATCAGGATCAGGCCTCATAAGTTGAGTTTTGCCGAATTCAAATCGATTTGTGTAATTCTTTTTACATTTAACATAAATTTGTGTTGTTTTGATGTGATCATGAATATTATACCAACTTACTCGTataatttaacaaatttaaattcACGTCTAAATTGtacaaatttatatataaaattataaaatttatatcaaTCAGTTTGTTCTAGATAGAACTCAACTTGTAAGCTTCATTTTCATGCGGCTACAAAGTGCATctaaacttactcaaaattagGGGCAAAATATAACAAGCAAGTGTACACTTTCTTCGTGTCTACGTCCTCTGTATCCATATGTGTACTCTTTTACTTCTACCAGGATCCTGGGCACAAAGAAGAGGTACTTCTGTAAACTGATTGTGAATATGGCATTTGAGCACTATAGTAATCTATCAGGTGTTTACAAGTGCACGTGTTGATACCGAACAATTTCTGCAACATACAATTTTTGGTGTGAaccattcatcaatttcatatcCAGTAAAAGAACCCGTTAGATAGTAGatattgaccaaaaaaaaaaatcaatgtcaATCTTAGTACTGCCAAATGACAGATTGTTGGGATTAGATGATGGAAGACCAAGCGTCAAGAGCTACCATTTTATATGATGTTGGATCGGATTACCTAAGCAGTAAATCTCTGACATTTTGATAGAAAGTTCATAAATTACAAGATTTGGTTCTTTATGTCGAGGCATATTAGATGGTTACAAAACCACACAATGCACAAGGCTGATGGGGCTTCTTGATTTGGTAGGTAAAACTGTGCCAATGGTTGATTCACACTGTGCAGAGTTGGCAAGATGGCATGGAAGTGCACAAAAACTTACATTGATATGCcattcttaagaaaatttagatTTCACAGGAGTCTGATCTATCGCAATGGTTAAGaatctttcttcatttttttccttccttttataAGAGATTTACAACTCtgttgaatttgaaattaataCTAGCTCTTGTTAATCAATACCAAATACTAGAATTTGATGAAAGGTAGAGTTCATGTAGGCATGGCCATGGTTCCATTTGGAACCGGGAACTAGACCGTTTGGAACCGGAACCAGAACCGTGGCAGAACCTTGAATAAAGGTTCCAGTTCTGGTTCTCTTAAAAatagaaccagaaccagaaccgtCGGTTTCAGAACCGTCGGCtccaaattaattaaaaataattaatataagtagtgagataattcaaaaaaattagtTGTGTTTAATAGGTTTTAAGAAAGTTTAAATTTTATGGACTTTCTATATATTTtactaattatttaattatttttattcgtCTAATATCTATCATTATAATTTGTAAGTATtaaattattactttttttttttgcttatttgcTATCAAAAATGGCAAGTTTTGATGGTAGTAGCTCATCttcaaaatcaagcaagcaaaaaaatattttttgcaatATTTCTTCAAATGAAATCTTCAACATTGATGATTGTCCAACTCAAGAAAGTCAATACATAACAACCATTTGATAGTGTAATGTACTTTTTAATTTGACGTGtacttttcataaaatttgtatTGTCTATTTATTACTTCTTACTTTgtagaataataataaaattaaaatatgatctttattttgtatttatttttgtacattctatttgaaattttaaatatattgttataTTCGTATTAAAATTGGTAcggataaaaaattaaataaaattgtagGGTACCATACGGAACCAGAACGAGAACCATAAGGAATCGAAATCAGAACTATGCAGTTCTGGTTCTACCTCTTTGAAGAACCAGAACCGGCGGTTCTAGAACTAGAACCAGAACCATCTTATATGGTGCGGTTCTGGTTCTACCTCTTTGAAGAACCAAAACCGACGGTTCTGGAACCAAAACCATCGGTTTTGGAACCGCGGCCATG of Coffea arabica cultivar ET-39 chromosome 5c, Coffea Arabica ET-39 HiFi, whole genome shotgun sequence contains these proteins:
- the LOC140007369 gene encoding uncharacterized protein, with protein sequence MDPNYLHNCHVFIFDGKNDFEVWRSMMKNFFQNIGVWNIVETGYTEPIEGIELSSDAVKELERNRQLDCKAMYYLNTQVQLHVAKKFIHAKSAKEAWTILVNLNRGAANVRKIRLQELRRQFELSQMKSTESVKDFIGTIKEIVNDMESNGENLEEVRVVENVLRSLATKFHTKKTVLEATKDLDNLSLAELEGELLTYEMSLNQQLSDTVEEVLQAKVDHPKGKEGVNRMDTNQRRQNFRGRERGGRGNFRGRGRGNYSYQPRNNFNGDQENSQQQSQRNNFQRRDRSNVQCYNCGKIDHYQNECWSNEEVYAKVAENSSDREETLLFSSSTSEESMKNDWFIDSGCSNHMCGKKEMFSDLDESFHASVRFGNNEKVPVLGKGKIRIILQDGSSNYISDVFYVPSLYHNLLSLGQLSEKGYDLHFKYGDGTISDEKLGLIAKVKMNRSRL
- the LOC113689971 gene encoding trans-resveratrol di-O-methyltransferase, with the protein product MDLARNGDHTGELFRAQAHIWNHIFNFINSMSLKCAIQLGIPDIIHKHGQPMALAQLIDALPINNAKAPFVYRLMRILIHSGFFIKAKIPGNEGQEGYALTSASKLLLANDPFSVTPFLLAMLDPILTDPWHHFSQWFQNNEETSFHTCHGTSLWELAGRQPQLNQFFNEGMASDARLVSTMVIKNCKDVFMGLNSLIDVGGGTGTVAKAIADAFPHLECSVLDLPHVVDGWESSKNLAYVGGDMFEAIPPADAVLLKWILHDWSDEECVQILRKCKEAIPSKEKGGKVIIIDMLLKSQQNGDDDAEAIETQLFFDMLMMVHVKGRERNEKDWEKLFLEAGFNGYKITPVLGLRSIIEVYYY